A genomic window from Bradyrhizobium lupini includes:
- a CDS encoding Flp family type IVb pilin, producing the protein MKNLVARFAKDESGATAIEYGLIAAGIALAIITVVNNLGTTLNAKFTSISSSLK; encoded by the coding sequence ATGAAGAACCTCGTTGCGCGTTTTGCGAAAGATGAATCCGGCGCCACCGCTATTGAATACGGTCTGATCGCCGCCGGCATTGCGCTGGCGATCATCACTGTCGTCAATAACCTGGGCACCACGTTGAACGCCAAGTTCACCTCGATCTCGAGCAGCCTCAAGTAA
- a CDS encoding phosphatase PAP2 family protein — MVDTDARTAWQLFHLNWLPIAAMGSLLALGLAFTGLSLEPVAYWVTLAVAAVLLALAYGHRIVKGELADPKLLFSLGTIGQIILTCAIVGPLSYVAAKLNWPLQDQALLAIDRALGLDPEPIARYVNDHPWLADCLARGYGLIKLPLLGIPVVLALTAHYMRLQLFMLAMSLALAVTIAISAVVPAIGTYWGLQLSAAHFPEINTAVYAGQLRDILALRDGSLHELQLFFLAGIVSFPSFHAASAVLYMWALWPVRGLGGIAAALNLLMIAATPVIGAHYVIDVAGGIAVAAASIWAAKFYLEWHRRAQQTSAAPAPSAVWQPGLAE; from the coding sequence ATGGTCGACACGGATGCCCGGACCGCCTGGCAGCTCTTCCACCTGAACTGGCTTCCCATCGCAGCCATGGGCAGCCTGCTGGCGCTGGGCCTCGCCTTCACCGGCCTGAGCCTCGAACCAGTCGCCTATTGGGTGACGCTGGCAGTTGCTGCAGTCTTGCTCGCGCTGGCCTATGGCCATCGCATCGTCAAAGGCGAGCTTGCTGACCCGAAGCTGCTGTTTTCGCTCGGAACGATCGGACAGATCATTCTCACCTGCGCCATCGTCGGACCGCTCAGCTATGTCGCGGCCAAGCTGAACTGGCCGCTGCAGGACCAGGCGCTGCTTGCGATCGACCGTGCACTCGGCCTCGATCCTGAACCGATCGCGCGATACGTCAACGACCATCCCTGGCTCGCGGACTGCCTGGCTCGCGGATATGGGCTGATCAAATTGCCGCTGCTCGGCATTCCCGTCGTGCTGGCACTGACGGCGCACTATATGCGGCTGCAATTGTTCATGCTCGCGATGAGCCTCGCGCTCGCAGTCACCATCGCGATCTCCGCCGTCGTGCCCGCGATCGGCACCTATTGGGGGCTGCAGCTGTCCGCCGCGCATTTTCCCGAAATCAACACCGCGGTCTATGCCGGGCAGTTGCGCGACATCCTCGCGCTTCGCGACGGTAGCCTGCACGAGCTCCAGTTGTTCTTCCTCGCCGGCATTGTCTCGTTTCCGAGCTTCCACGCCGCATCCGCCGTGCTCTACATGTGGGCGCTGTGGCCGGTGCGCGGCCTCGGCGGCATCGCGGCTGCGCTCAATCTGCTGATGATTGCGGCAACACCGGTGATCGGCGCGCATTACGTCATCGACGTCGCCGGCGGAATCGCAGTCGCCGCAGCGTCGATCTGGGCGGCGAAATTCTATCTCGAATGGCACCGCCGCGCGCAGCAAACGTCTGCCGCGCCTGCGCCGTCGGCGGTCTGGCAGCCCGGCCTCGCGGAATGA
- the pyk gene encoding pyruvate kinase has product MRRLRRIKILATLGPASSDLAMIRRLFEAGADLFRINMSHTPHDKMRELVATIRNVESSYGRPIGILVDLQGPKLRLGAFAEGAVQLQNGQTFTLDSDKAPGDTTRVQLPHPEILAALRPGHALLLDDGKVRLIAEETSKEHAVTRVVVGGRMSDRKGVSLPDTDLPVSAMTPKDRADLEAALVTGVDWIALSFVQRADDVLEAKKMIRGRAAVMAKIEKPQAIDRLADIIDASDALMVARGDLGVELPLERVPSLQKQMTRMARRAGKPVVIATQMLESMIQSPVPTRAEVSDVATAVYEGADAIMLSAESAAGKFPVEAVSTMNRIGEEVERDPIYRSVITAQRPAPEATAGDAIADAARQIAETLDLPALICWTSSGSTAVRVARERPKPPIVAITPNVAAGRRLSVVWGIHCVVAEDARDQDDMVSRAGQIAFRDGFVRAGQRVIIVAGVPLGIPGTTNMVRIASVGPEGEANI; this is encoded by the coding sequence ATGAGGCGTCTTCGCCGTATCAAGATTCTCGCGACCCTTGGACCCGCTTCTTCGGACCTCGCGATGATCCGCCGCCTGTTCGAGGCCGGCGCCGACCTCTTCCGCATCAACATGAGCCACACCCCGCATGACAAGATGCGCGAGCTGGTGGCGACGATCCGCAACGTCGAGAGCAGCTATGGAAGGCCGATCGGCATTCTGGTCGATCTCCAGGGGCCAAAGCTCCGGCTCGGTGCCTTCGCCGAAGGCGCGGTCCAGCTCCAGAATGGCCAGACCTTCACGCTCGATTCCGACAAGGCGCCGGGCGACACCACCCGCGTCCAGCTCCCGCATCCGGAGATCCTGGCCGCGCTGCGGCCGGGCCACGCGCTGCTGCTCGACGACGGCAAGGTGCGGCTGATCGCCGAGGAGACCTCGAAGGAGCACGCGGTGACGCGCGTCGTGGTCGGCGGCCGGATGTCCGACCGCAAAGGCGTCAGCCTGCCCGACACCGACCTGCCGGTCTCGGCGATGACGCCGAAGGACCGCGCCGATCTCGAAGCGGCGCTGGTCACCGGCGTCGACTGGATCGCGCTGTCCTTCGTGCAGCGCGCCGACGACGTGCTCGAGGCCAAGAAGATGATCCGCGGCCGTGCGGCGGTGATGGCCAAGATCGAGAAGCCGCAGGCGATCGATCGCCTCGCCGACATCATCGACGCCTCCGACGCCCTGATGGTGGCGCGCGGCGACCTCGGCGTCGAGCTGCCGCTGGAACGCGTGCCGAGCCTGCAGAAGCAGATGACGCGCATGGCGCGGCGCGCCGGCAAGCCGGTGGTGATCGCGACCCAGATGCTGGAATCGATGATCCAGTCGCCGGTGCCGACCCGCGCCGAGGTCTCCGACGTCGCCACCGCCGTCTACGAAGGTGCCGACGCCATCATGCTGTCGGCGGAATCGGCGGCCGGCAAATTCCCGGTCGAGGCCGTCTCGACCATGAATCGCATCGGCGAGGAGGTCGAGCGCGACCCGATTTATCGCTCCGTCATCACCGCACAGCGCCCGGCCCCGGAAGCCACCGCCGGCGATGCCATCGCGGACGCTGCGCGGCAGATCGCCGAGACGCTCGACCTGCCGGCCCTGATCTGCTGGACCAGTTCGGGATCGACCGCCGTGCGCGTGGCGCGCGAGCGGCCGAAGCCGCCGATCGTGGCGATCACGCCGAACGTCGCGGCGGGACGCCGGCTGTCGGTCGTCTGGGGCATACATTGCGTGGTGGCAGAAGATGCGCGCGACCAGGACGACATGGTGAGCCGCGCCGGCCAGATCGCGTTCCGCGACGGCTTCGTCCGGGCGGGCCAGCGCGTGATCATCGTCGCCGGCGTGCCGCTCGGCATCCCCGGCACCACCAACATGGTGCGCATCGCCTCGGTCGGCCCCGAGGGCGAAGCGAATATCTAG
- a CDS encoding DUF1036 domain-containing protein, producing the protein MIAESPRSRLRLLARLVPVLVVGLLYLWASPASADFRLCNNTSSRVGIALGYKDAEGWTTEGWWNISSRSCETLLRGTLVARFYYIYAIDYDRGGEWSGQAFMCSRDKEFTIRGTEDCLARGYDRTGYFEVDTGEQRAWTVQLTDANEQPSKQQRVPGLPGPVGPGVPGLPNGPPGGTPPAAPGLPPAPSPPSGNKP; encoded by the coding sequence ATGATCGCCGAATCTCCCCGCTCCCGCCTTCGCCTGCTCGCCCGGTTGGTCCCGGTGCTGGTGGTTGGCCTGCTGTACCTCTGGGCCAGCCCGGCTTCCGCCGATTTCCGGCTCTGCAACAACACATCGAGCCGGGTCGGCATCGCGCTCGGCTACAAGGATGCCGAGGGCTGGACCACCGAAGGCTGGTGGAACATCTCGTCGCGCTCCTGCGAGACCCTGCTGCGCGGAACTCTGGTGGCCCGCTTCTATTACATCTACGCCATCGACTATGACCGCGGCGGCGAATGGTCGGGCCAGGCTTTCATGTGCTCGCGCGATAAGGAGTTCACCATCCGCGGCACCGAGGATTGCCTTGCGCGCGGCTATGACCGGACCGGCTATTTCGAGGTCGATACCGGCGAGCAGCGGGCCTGGACGGTGCAGCTCACCGATGCCAACGAACAGCCGTCAAAGCAGCAGCGCGTGCCAGGCCTCCCCGGCCCTGTTGGCCCGGGGGTCCCGGGTTTGCCCAATGGCCCGCCCGGTGGTACGCCCCCCGCCGCGCCTGGCCTCCCGCCAGCTCCCTCGCCCCCGTCTGGAAATAAGCCATGA
- a CDS encoding DUF1244 domain-containing protein: MAIDDKTRTELEAAAFRRLVDHLKTRTDVQNIDLMNLAGFCRNCLSNWLKDAADAQGVALSKDESREAVYGMPYEAWKSKYQGAATPEQLDAMKKVHPGH; this comes from the coding sequence ATGGCAATTGACGACAAAACCAGAACGGAACTCGAGGCTGCCGCTTTCCGGCGCCTGGTCGATCATTTGAAGACGCGGACGGACGTCCAGAACATCGACCTGATGAACCTCGCAGGCTTCTGCCGCAACTGCCTGTCCAACTGGCTCAAGGACGCCGCCGACGCCCAAGGCGTCGCCTTGAGCAAGGATGAGAGCCGGGAAGCCGTCTATGGCATGCCCTATGAGGCCTGGAAGTCGAAATACCAGGGCGCGGCCACGCCTGAGCAGCTCGATGCCATGAAGAAGGTTCATCCGGGGCACTGA
- a CDS encoding DUF2312 domain-containing protein — MATSAAVRDDEPATKFAKDQLKSIIERIERLEEEKKAISDDIRDVFAEAKGNGYDVKALRTIVRMRKQDPNERAEAETILETYMQALGMI, encoded by the coding sequence ATGGCCACCTCCGCCGCCGTCCGCGACGACGAGCCCGCGACGAAATTTGCCAAGGACCAGCTCAAGTCCATCATCGAGCGCATCGAGCGGTTGGAGGAAGAGAAGAAGGCGATCTCCGACGACATCCGCGACGTATTCGCCGAGGCCAAGGGCAACGGCTACGACGTCAAGGCGCTGCGCACCATCGTGCGCATGCGCAAGCAGGACCCGAACGAGCGCGCCGAGGCCGAGACGATCCTTGAGACCTACATGCAAGCACTGGGGATGATCTGA
- a CDS encoding sigma-54 dependent transcriptional regulator: MAASILIADDDAVARRLVENMVQKCGYETIVVDSGDAAIAALTAPDAAIDGVILDLVMPGLDGMGVLAKIREAGLSIPVIVQTAHGGIDNVISAMRAGAADFVVKPVGLERLQVSLRNALNSSALKGELQRIRHSREGRLTFSDIITRAEAMAGVMRAAQKATNSSIPVLIEGESGVGKEMFARAIHGSGERKAKPFVAVNCGAIPDNLVESILFGHEKGAFTGATERHTGKFVEAHGGTLFLDEVSELPLSAQVKLLRALQEGAVEAVGGRKPVKVDVRIISATNRRLLERVKQGHFREDLFYRLHVLPLTIPSLRARREDIPHLLRHFLARFAAEENRPITGISGEAVAHLAQLDWPGNIRQLENAVYRAVVMSEGDQLGLDDFPLIASQPHPGTDIPTAPLMLEPIAAPSVVSGNEIPIAPLPMAGALSMLTATGDVRPLEDIENEIIRFAISHYRGQMSEVARRLKIGRSTLYRKLDEAGVPGHGGKSGEETH; the protein is encoded by the coding sequence ATGGCTGCCAGTATTTTGATCGCCGACGACGACGCTGTAGCCCGCCGGCTGGTCGAAAACATGGTGCAGAAATGCGGCTATGAGACGATCGTGGTGGACTCCGGCGATGCGGCGATCGCCGCCCTCACCGCCCCCGACGCGGCCATCGACGGCGTCATCCTCGATCTCGTGATGCCCGGCCTCGACGGCATGGGCGTGCTGGCGAAAATCCGCGAAGCGGGTCTCAGCATCCCCGTCATCGTGCAGACGGCCCATGGCGGCATCGACAATGTGATCTCGGCGATGCGCGCGGGTGCGGCCGACTTCGTGGTCAAGCCGGTCGGCCTGGAGCGGCTCCAGGTCTCGCTTCGCAACGCGCTCAATTCGTCCGCGCTCAAGGGCGAACTGCAGCGCATCCGTCACAGCCGCGAAGGCCGGCTGACCTTCTCCGACATCATCACACGCGCCGAGGCGATGGCGGGCGTGATGCGCGCGGCGCAGAAAGCAACAAACTCCTCGATCCCGGTGCTGATCGAGGGCGAGTCCGGCGTCGGCAAGGAGATGTTCGCGCGTGCCATTCATGGCAGCGGCGAGCGCAAGGCCAAGCCGTTCGTCGCGGTCAATTGCGGCGCGATCCCCGACAACCTCGTCGAATCCATTCTGTTCGGTCACGAGAAGGGTGCCTTCACCGGCGCCACCGAACGCCACACCGGCAAGTTCGTCGAAGCTCATGGCGGCACGCTGTTCCTGGACGAGGTCAGCGAGCTGCCGCTGAGCGCGCAGGTCAAGCTGCTTCGCGCGCTCCAGGAAGGCGCGGTCGAGGCGGTCGGCGGCCGCAAACCCGTGAAGGTCGACGTCCGCATCATCTCGGCGACCAACCGCAGGCTGCTCGAGCGGGTCAAGCAGGGCCACTTCCGGGAAGACTTGTTCTATCGCCTGCACGTGCTGCCGCTGACGATCCCATCGCTGCGCGCCCGGCGCGAGGACATTCCGCATCTGCTCAGGCATTTCCTGGCGCGCTTTGCCGCCGAGGAGAACCGCCCCATCACCGGCATCAGCGGCGAGGCCGTTGCGCACCTTGCCCAGCTCGATTGGCCCGGCAACATTCGCCAGCTCGAAAACGCGGTCTATCGCGCCGTGGTGATGAGCGAGGGCGACCAGCTTGGCCTCGACGACTTCCCTCTGATCGCCTCGCAGCCGCATCCGGGAACAGACATTCCGACCGCGCCGCTGATGCTGGAGCCGATCGCGGCCCCCTCCGTGGTGTCAGGTAATGAAATACCGATCGCGCCGCTGCCCATGGCGGGTGCCCTCTCAATGCTGACCGCGACCGGCGACGTCCGGCCGCTGGAAGACATTGAGAACGAGATCATCCGTTTCGCGATCTCGCATTACCGCGGGCAGATGTCGGAGGTCGCCCGCCGCCTCAAAATCGGCCGGTCCACCCTCTACCGCAAACTCGATGAAGCCGGAGTTCCCGGCCATGGCGGCAAAAGCGGTGAGGAGACGCACTGA
- a CDS encoding M3 family oligoendopeptidase, translating into MNSSSKLALKKSALKKSALRKPGTKQSVIKAKSSRPSPAKPASKTGKLPEWNLADLYSGIDAPEVARDLAKMDADCVAFETDYKGKLATGTAKEDGGKWLAEAVRRYEAIDDLAGRLGSYAGLVHAGDSVDPKISKFYGDVSERLTAASTHLLFFALELNRIDDDILNRAMQATELAHYRPWIEDLRKEKPYQLEDKLEQLFLEKAQTGYSAFNRLFDQTISSLRFKVGPKELAIEPTLNLLQDRDGAKRKAAAEALAKTFKANERTFALITNTLAKDKDISDSWRGFKDVADSRHLNNRVEREVVDALVASVRAAYPKLSHRYYALKARWFGRKRLAYWDRNAPLPFAATDVIGWGDARNMVLSAYRGFSPKMADIAERFFADRWIDAPVRPGKAPGAFSHPTTPSAHPYVLMNYQGKPRDVMTLAHELGHGVHQVLAARNGALMAPTPLTLAETASVFGEMLTFRRLLAQTRSARQRQALLAGKVEDMINTVVRQIAFYSFERAVHTERKNGELTATRLGEIWLSVQGESLGPAIEIKAGYENYWMYIPHFIHSPFYVYAYAFGDCLVNSLYAVYENAAEGFAERYLDMLAAGGTKHYSELLRPFGLDAKDPKFWDGGLSVIAGMIDELEAMG; encoded by the coding sequence ATGAATTCGAGCTCCAAGCTTGCACTCAAAAAGTCTGCTCTCAAAAAGTCTGCTCTCCGCAAACCAGGCACCAAGCAATCGGTCATCAAGGCAAAGTCCTCCAGACCTTCACCCGCAAAGCCTGCGAGCAAGACCGGCAAGCTTCCGGAGTGGAACCTCGCCGACCTCTATTCCGGGATCGATGCGCCGGAAGTGGCGCGCGATCTCGCAAAGATGGATGCCGATTGCGTCGCGTTCGAGACGGACTACAAGGGCAAGCTCGCAACAGGAACAGCAAAGGAAGATGGCGGAAAATGGCTCGCAGAAGCCGTGCGACGCTATGAGGCGATCGACGACCTCGCCGGCCGGCTCGGCTCGTACGCTGGCCTCGTTCATGCCGGCGACAGCGTGGACCCCAAGATTTCAAAGTTTTACGGCGACGTTTCCGAGCGCCTGACGGCGGCATCGACGCATCTGCTGTTCTTCGCGCTCGAGCTCAACCGGATCGATGACGATATTTTGAACCGCGCGATGCAGGCCACCGAGCTCGCGCACTACCGTCCCTGGATCGAGGATCTACGCAAGGAGAAACCGTACCAGCTCGAGGACAAGCTCGAGCAGCTCTTCCTGGAGAAGGCGCAGACCGGCTATTCCGCCTTCAATCGGCTGTTCGACCAGACCATTTCGAGCCTGCGCTTCAAGGTCGGGCCCAAGGAGCTCGCGATCGAGCCGACGCTCAATCTGTTGCAGGACCGCGACGGCGCCAAGCGCAAGGCCGCGGCAGAGGCGCTCGCAAAGACCTTCAAGGCCAATGAGCGCACCTTTGCGCTGATCACCAACACTTTGGCCAAAGACAAGGACATCTCCGATAGCTGGCGCGGCTTCAAGGACGTCGCAGATTCCCGGCACCTGAACAACCGCGTCGAGCGCGAGGTGGTGGATGCGCTGGTCGCCTCGGTGCGCGCAGCCTATCCAAAATTGTCGCATCGCTACTACGCGCTGAAGGCACGCTGGTTCGGCAGGAAGCGCCTGGCCTATTGGGACCGCAACGCGCCGCTGCCTTTTGCTGCGACCGACGTGATCGGCTGGGGCGATGCGAGAAACATGGTGCTCTCCGCCTATCGCGGCTTCTCGCCCAAGATGGCTGATATCGCCGAGCGCTTCTTTGCCGACCGCTGGATCGACGCGCCGGTACGTCCGGGCAAGGCGCCGGGGGCCTTCTCGCATCCGACCACGCCGTCCGCGCACCCCTACGTGCTGATGAACTACCAGGGCAAGCCGCGCGACGTGATGACGCTCGCCCATGAGCTCGGCCATGGCGTGCATCAGGTGCTGGCGGCCAGGAACGGCGCGTTGATGGCGCCGACGCCGCTGACGCTGGCGGAGACCGCGAGCGTGTTCGGCGAGATGCTGACCTTCCGGCGGCTGCTGGCGCAGACCAGGAGCGCAAGGCAGCGCCAGGCGCTGCTCGCCGGCAAGGTCGAGGACATGATCAACACCGTGGTGCGGCAGATCGCGTTCTATTCCTTCGAGCGCGCGGTCCACACCGAACGCAAGAACGGCGAGCTCACCGCGACGCGGCTCGGCGAGATCTGGCTCTCGGTGCAGGGCGAGAGCCTTGGTCCGGCAATCGAGATCAAAGCGGGCTACGAGAACTACTGGATGTACATCCCGCACTTCATCCATTCGCCGTTCTACGTCTACGCCTATGCATTCGGCGATTGTCTCGTGAACTCGCTCTACGCCGTCTACGAGAACGCGGCCGAAGGCTTTGCCGAGCGCTATCTCGACATGCTCGCCGCCGGCGGCACCAAGCATTATTCCGAACTGCTGCGGCCGTTCGGGCTCGATGCCAAGGATCCAAAGTTCTGGGACGGCGGCCTGAGCGTCATCGCCGGCATGATCGACGAACTGGAAGCGATGGGCTGA
- a CDS encoding aa3-type cytochrome c oxidase subunit IV gives MADHSEVAYSTADGNDYVAHEQTYEGFIKLVKYGTVSVALIVILMAIFLT, from the coding sequence ATGGCTGACCATAGCGAAGTGGCGTACAGCACCGCCGACGGCAACGACTACGTTGCCCACGAGCAGACCTACGAGGGCTTCATCAAGCTGGTGAAGTACGGCACGGTCTCGGTCGCGCTTATCGTGATCCTGATGGCGATCTTCCTGACCTGA
- a CDS encoding proton-translocating transhydrogenase family protein: MEHVAQVVDPFVFRLSIFVLAVFVGYFVVWSVTPALHTPLMSVTNAISSVIVVGALLAVGVGMISSGSGWARGFGFIALIFACVNIFGGFLVTQRMLAMYKKKVK, encoded by the coding sequence ATGGAGCATGTTGCACAGGTCGTCGACCCCTTCGTCTTCCGGCTGTCGATCTTCGTTCTCGCCGTCTTCGTCGGCTATTTCGTGGTGTGGTCGGTGACCCCGGCGCTGCATACGCCGCTGATGAGCGTGACCAATGCGATCTCCTCGGTGATCGTGGTCGGTGCGCTGCTCGCGGTCGGGGTCGGCATGATCTCGAGCGGCTCGGGCTGGGCGCGCGGCTTCGGCTTCATCGCGCTCATTTTCGCCTGCGTGAATATCTTCGGCGGCTTCCTTGTCACCCAGCGCATGCTGGCGATGTACAAGAAGAAGGTGAAGTGA
- a CDS encoding NAD(P)(+) transhydrogenase (Re/Si-specific) subunit beta, which translates to MNANLAAVLYLVAGVLFILSLRGLSSPASSRQGNFFGMIGMAIAVATTLASHPPADGLAWILVILGIAIGGSVGAVIARRVPMTSMPELVAAFHSLVGMAAVLVAAGAFYAPEAFDIGSPGNIHPQSLVEMSLGVAIGALTFTGSVIAFLKLSARMSGAPIILPFRHIINIALAIALVVFIVGLVMTGSALDFWLIVIIALALGVLMIIPIGGADMPVVISMLNSYSGWAAAGIGFTLGNSALIITGALVGSSGAILSYIMCHAMNRSFISVILGGFGGETAAAGGGGGEQKPAKLGSADDAAFIMKNAQKVIIVPGYGMAVAQAQHALREMGDILKKEGVEVKYAIHPVAGRMPGHMNVLLAEANVPYDEVFELEDINSEFAQADIAFVIGANDVTNPAAEEDKTSPIYGMPVLQVWKAGTVMFIKRSLASGYAGIDNPLFYRDNTMMLLGDAKKVTENIVKAM; encoded by the coding sequence ATGAACGCCAATCTGGCTGCAGTTCTGTATCTCGTGGCGGGTGTGCTGTTCATCCTGTCACTGCGCGGGCTGTCCAGCCCCGCCTCATCGCGGCAGGGTAATTTCTTCGGCATGATCGGCATGGCGATCGCGGTCGCCACCACGCTGGCCAGCCATCCGCCGGCGGACGGCCTCGCCTGGATCCTCGTGATCCTTGGCATCGCGATCGGCGGCAGCGTCGGTGCGGTGATCGCCCGCCGGGTGCCGATGACCTCGATGCCGGAACTGGTCGCCGCGTTCCATTCGCTGGTCGGTATGGCCGCGGTGCTGGTCGCCGCCGGTGCGTTCTACGCGCCGGAGGCCTTCGACATCGGCAGCCCCGGCAACATCCATCCGCAGAGCCTGGTCGAGATGTCGCTCGGCGTCGCCATCGGCGCGCTGACCTTCACCGGCTCGGTGATCGCGTTCCTGAAGCTGTCCGCGCGTATGAGCGGTGCGCCGATCATCCTGCCGTTCCGCCACATCATCAACATTGCGCTCGCGATCGCCCTCGTCGTCTTCATCGTCGGGCTGGTCATGACGGGCAGCGCGCTCGACTTCTGGCTGATCGTCATCATCGCGCTGGCGCTCGGCGTCCTCATGATCATCCCGATCGGCGGCGCCGACATGCCGGTCGTGATTTCGATGCTTAACTCGTACTCGGGCTGGGCCGCGGCCGGCATCGGCTTCACCCTCGGCAATTCCGCGCTGATCATCACCGGCGCGCTGGTGGGATCAAGCGGCGCGATCCTGTCCTACATCATGTGCCACGCGATGAACCGCTCCTTCATCTCGGTCATTCTCGGCGGCTTCGGCGGCGAGACCGCGGCGGCCGGCGGTGGCGGCGGCGAGCAGAAGCCGGCCAAGCTCGGCTCGGCCGACGACGCAGCCTTCATCATGAAGAACGCGCAGAAGGTCATCATCGTGCCCGGCTATGGCATGGCGGTGGCACAGGCTCAGCATGCGCTGCGTGAAATGGGCGACATCCTGAAGAAAGAAGGCGTCGAGGTGAAATACGCCATTCACCCGGTCGCCGGCCGCATGCCCGGCCACATGAACGTGCTGCTGGCCGAGGCCAACGTGCCCTATGACGAGGTGTTCGAGCTCGAGGACATCAACTCCGAATTCGCGCAGGCCGATATCGCCTTCGTGATCGGCGCCAACGACGTCACCAATCCGGCGGCCGAAGAGGACAAGACCTCGCCGATCTACGGCATGCCGGTGCTCCAGGTCTGGAAGGCCGGCACCGTGATGTTCATCAAGCGCTCGCTCGCTTCCGGCTATGCCGGCATCGACAATCCGCTGTTCTATCGCGACAACACCATGATGCTGCTCGGCGACGCCAAGAAGGTCACCGAGAACATCGTCAAGGCGATGTAG
- a CDS encoding alpha/beta hydrolase — protein sequence MTIVKWIAILLVTVYCAGLLVLYVRQREMLFPIPPVGRTTPDAAGFPEAEEHVLTTSDGENVIVWHVPAKPGRPVILYFPGNGDYLAGRVSRLKAMTADGTGLVALSYRGYAGSSGAPSEAGLLRDAAAAYAFTTARYGAERIVAWGFSLGTGVAVAIASEHRVGKLILEAPYTSTADIAASSFWYVPVRLLMRDPFHSDERIPRVTVPLLVMHGTDDLAISIVFGERLFALAHEPKEFVRFAGGGHDNLDAFGAIETARHFIAF from the coding sequence ATGACCATCGTCAAATGGATCGCCATCCTGCTCGTGACCGTCTATTGCGCCGGTCTCCTCGTGCTGTATGTCAGGCAGCGCGAGATGCTGTTTCCGATCCCGCCCGTCGGTCGCACCACGCCGGACGCCGCAGGCTTCCCCGAGGCCGAAGAGCACGTCCTGACTACCTCCGATGGCGAGAATGTCATCGTCTGGCACGTGCCGGCGAAGCCAGGCCGCCCCGTGATCCTGTATTTTCCGGGCAATGGCGATTATCTCGCCGGTCGCGTCAGCCGCCTCAAGGCCATGACGGCGGACGGCACCGGCCTGGTCGCGCTGTCCTATCGCGGCTATGCCGGCTCGAGCGGGGCGCCGAGCGAGGCGGGCCTGCTGCGCGATGCCGCGGCCGCCTACGCCTTCACCACCGCGCGCTACGGGGCGGAGCGAATCGTCGCGTGGGGCTTTTCGCTCGGGACCGGCGTGGCGGTCGCGATCGCCTCGGAGCATCGTGTTGGAAAACTCATCCTGGAAGCGCCCTATACATCGACGGCCGATATTGCAGCTTCATCGTTCTGGTACGTTCCGGTCCGCCTGCTGATGCGAGATCCATTTCATTCCGACGAGCGCATCCCGCGCGTCACTGTGCCGCTATTGGTGATGCATGGCACCGATGACCTTGCCATTTCCATCGTGTTCGGAGAGCGTCTGTTCGCGCTTGCGCACGAACCGAAGGAGTTCGTTCGCTTTGCGGGCGGTGGACACGACAATCTCGATGCGTTCGGTGCGATTGAAACGGCGAGGCACTTCATTGCTTTCTAG